In a single window of the Rhodanobacter sp. LX-99 genome:
- a CDS encoding glycosyltransferase family 4 protein, whose amino-acid sequence MKRLKVLLFSKYSRRGPSSRLRSLQYLAPLRDHGIDVQVHALFPDAYLEALYGGHPEAARYRAWGYFSRRLMQLLRRREHDLAWIEGELFPYLPYWIEAALARSLKSYVVDYDDALFHKYDQSANPLVRRMLGRKIDRIMHGAACVIAGNRYLAARARQAGAARIEIIPTVVDELRYAATSPADEQPPVIGWVGSPATEHYMLDIRQVLEQVCAGHHARLLLVGARAETANQFDGITPEVVAWSEASEAAMIARMDIGIMPLLDSPWERGKCGYKIIQYMACGLPVVASPVGANVDIVRHGENGFLAADDAAWRDALERLIANPSLRARMGRAGRARVEAEYSLVAQVPRLADILRRAGHA is encoded by the coding sequence ATGAAGCGTCTCAAGGTCCTGCTGTTTTCCAAATATTCGCGACGTGGCCCCAGTTCGCGATTGCGCAGCCTGCAGTACCTCGCTCCGCTGCGCGATCACGGCATCGACGTGCAGGTGCATGCACTGTTCCCGGATGCCTATCTCGAAGCGCTCTACGGCGGCCACCCCGAGGCCGCCAGATACCGCGCATGGGGCTATTTCAGCCGGCGGCTCATGCAGCTCCTGCGCCGCCGCGAACACGACCTCGCCTGGATCGAGGGCGAATTGTTTCCCTACCTGCCCTACTGGATCGAGGCAGCGCTGGCACGTTCGCTCAAGTCGTACGTGGTCGACTACGACGATGCGCTGTTCCACAAATACGACCAGTCCGCCAACCCGCTGGTACGCCGCATGCTGGGCCGCAAGATCGACCGGATCATGCATGGCGCCGCCTGCGTGATCGCCGGCAACCGGTACCTAGCGGCACGGGCCAGGCAGGCGGGTGCCGCGCGGATCGAAATCATCCCGACGGTGGTGGACGAGCTGCGCTATGCGGCGACTAGCCCGGCCGATGAGCAGCCACCGGTCATCGGCTGGGTCGGCTCGCCCGCCACCGAACACTACATGCTGGATATCCGCCAGGTGCTTGAGCAGGTTTGCGCCGGGCACCATGCGCGTCTGCTGCTGGTCGGCGCGCGAGCGGAGACCGCGAACCAGTTCGACGGCATCACGCCGGAAGTGGTGGCATGGTCCGAAGCCAGCGAGGCCGCCATGATCGCGCGGATGGACATCGGCATCATGCCGCTGCTCGACAGCCCGTGGGAGCGCGGCAAGTGCGGCTACAAGATCATCCAGTACATGGCGTGCGGCCTACCGGTGGTGGCCTCCCCGGTCGGGGCCAATGTCGACATCGTGCGCCACGGCGAGAACGGTTTTCTGGCAGCGGACGATGCCGCATGGCGGGACGCTCTGGAACGCCTGATCGCGAACCCGTCCCTGCGCGCGCGCATGGGCCGCGCGGGTCGCGCGCGGGTCGAGGCCGAATACAGCCTGGTGGCGCAGGTGCCGCGGCTCGCGGACATATTGCGCCGTGCGGGGCATGCGTGA
- the asnB gene encoding asparagine synthase (glutamine-hydrolyzing), translating into MCGMTGLWQRHGGARDALLAQVQAMSARLSHRGPDDSGAWCDEAAGIALAQRRLSILDLSPAGHQPMHSSDGRHVIVFNGEIYNHLELRERLHAEHAAPAWRGHSDTETLLACFVAWGVERTLQASVGMFAFALWDRQQRALTLARDRMGEKPLYYGWQGDTLLFGSELKALKAHAAFQADIDRGALALLLRHDCIPAPHAIYRGVFKLRPGHLLRMPADVPREAQPAPYWRYNEAVSAGLGEPLIATDAAATDALEAQLGASVGAQMLSDVPLGAFLSGGIDSSTVVALMQAQSDRPIKTFTIGFSENGYDEAAHAKAVARHLGTEHTELYVHPADALAAIPRLPAIFCEPFGDSSQIPTFLISQLTRREVTVALSGDGGDELFGGYNRYLAARTTWEKAQRLPPLARRAAAGALRVVAPAAWDRLFERVKPLLPKRWHLATPGDKAQKLADVLTLSSGQAFFLNLASQWQDPAGIVLGAQEPPTVLTTPEAWPHAGNLAQWMMAMDAQTYLPDDILVKVDRAAMANSLETRVPMLDHRVVELAWRVPLRQKIRDGQGKWLLRQVLYRHVPRELVERPKMGFGIPLDSWLRGPLRDWAEALLDESRLRQEGYFQPAAIRQKWKEHLSGRRNWQHQLWTVLMFQAWLEENRRASA; encoded by the coding sequence ATGTGCGGCATGACCGGCCTTTGGCAACGCCACGGTGGCGCACGGGACGCGCTGCTGGCACAGGTACAGGCGATGTCGGCCCGGCTCAGCCATCGCGGCCCCGACGACAGCGGCGCGTGGTGCGACGAGGCCGCCGGCATCGCGCTGGCGCAGCGGCGCCTGTCGATCCTCGACCTCTCTCCCGCCGGCCACCAGCCCATGCATTCGAGCGACGGGCGCCATGTCATCGTGTTCAACGGCGAGATCTACAACCATCTCGAGTTGCGCGAGCGTCTTCATGCGGAACATGCCGCGCCGGCGTGGCGCGGGCATTCCGATACCGAAACCCTGCTCGCATGCTTCGTCGCCTGGGGCGTCGAACGAACCCTGCAGGCCAGCGTCGGCATGTTTGCGTTCGCCCTGTGGGATCGCCAGCAGCGCGCGCTCACGCTGGCGCGCGACCGGATGGGCGAAAAGCCGCTGTACTACGGCTGGCAGGGCGACACCTTGCTGTTCGGTTCGGAGCTGAAGGCGCTGAAGGCGCATGCCGCCTTCCAGGCGGATATCGATCGCGGCGCACTGGCGTTGTTGCTGCGCCACGACTGCATTCCCGCGCCCCATGCCATTTACCGCGGCGTGTTCAAGCTGCGTCCCGGACACCTGCTGCGCATGCCGGCGGATGTGCCGCGGGAGGCGCAACCGGCGCCCTACTGGCGCTACAACGAAGCGGTAAGCGCGGGCCTGGGCGAACCGCTGATCGCTACCGACGCCGCAGCCACCGACGCTCTGGAAGCGCAACTGGGCGCCAGCGTCGGCGCGCAGATGCTTTCCGACGTGCCGCTGGGCGCGTTCCTCAGCGGCGGCATCGACAGCAGCACGGTCGTGGCGCTGATGCAGGCGCAAAGCGATCGGCCGATCAAGACATTCACCATCGGCTTCAGCGAAAACGGCTACGACGAGGCCGCGCACGCCAAGGCGGTGGCGAGACATCTCGGCACGGAGCACACCGAACTGTACGTGCATCCCGCGGATGCGCTGGCCGCCATCCCGCGGCTGCCCGCGATTTTCTGCGAGCCGTTCGGCGACAGCTCGCAGATCCCCACCTTCCTGATCAGCCAGCTGACCCGTCGCGAAGTGACGGTGGCGCTGAGCGGCGATGGCGGCGATGAACTGTTCGGCGGCTACAACCGCTACCTGGCGGCGCGTACCACCTGGGAGAAGGCGCAGCGCCTGCCGCCGCTGGCACGTCGTGCCGCGGCGGGCGCGCTGCGCGTCGTGGCCCCGGCGGCGTGGGACAGGTTGTTCGAGCGCGTCAAGCCGTTGCTGCCGAAGCGCTGGCACCTGGCCACGCCGGGCGACAAGGCGCAGAAGCTCGCGGACGTGCTCACGCTGTCGAGCGGCCAGGCATTCTTCCTCAACCTCGCCAGCCAGTGGCAGGACCCGGCCGGGATCGTGCTTGGCGCGCAGGAACCGCCGACTGTGCTGACCACTCCCGAAGCGTGGCCGCACGCCGGCAACCTTGCGCAGTGGATGATGGCGATGGATGCGCAAACCTACCTGCCCGACGACATCCTGGTGAAGGTCGACCGCGCCGCGATGGCCAACAGCCTGGAGACCCGCGTGCCGATGCTCGACCACCGCGTGGTGGAGCTGGCCTGGCGCGTGCCGCTGCGGCAGAAGATCCGTGACGGGCAAGGAAAATGGCTGCTGCGCCAGGTGCTGTATCGGCATGTGCCAAGAGAGCTGGTCGAGCGGCCCAAGATGGGCTTCGGCATTCCGCTGGACAGCTGGCTGCGCGGCCCCTTGCGCGACTGGGCAGAAGCCCTGCTCGATGAGAGCCGCCTGCGCCAGGAGGGCTATTTCCAGCCGGCCGCGATCCGGCAGAAGTGGAAGGAGCACCTGAGCGGCCGGCGCAACTGGCAGCATCAACTGTGGACGGTGCTGATGTTCCAGGCCTGGCTGGAGGAAAACCGGAGGGCATCGGCATGA